The sequence below is a genomic window from Treponema primitia ZAS-1.
CGCAGCTGCTCCGGCCCGAACCCCAACACCCACTCCGGCCCCGGTAACGCCGGTCCCCGCGGCTGCCCCGGCCCAGGATTCCGACGAGGATGAATTTACCTACGACTGGGACGCCGTCATTGAGGAGCCGCCGGATTTCGTCGACCCCTATGCGCGGGAAACTCCGGTGCAAAATGCGCCCGCAGCGCCTGCCCCTGCGGCTGCCCCGGTTGCACCTGTGGCTGCCCCGGCCCAAACCCCAACGCCTGCTTCGGTAACGCCGGCTGCCCCAGCGGCAGTTCTGGCTGAACCCCTAAGCCCGCAGGATCCGCAAACGCCGGGGGCTATCCTTGTCCAGGGTAAAAACTACCGTATTTATTCCGATGGAGATAAGGCGGATGCAGAATTACTGTTAAAGGAAATGGAACTGCGGCTGGATCTTTATAACCGGCTCTTCCGTTTTGACCTCGCCACGGTCAGCGGGCCCCTGCAGGTCCGGTCCATCAGCGATGGTGAGGCGTACAAAAACTATGTCCAGCCGCGGCTTGGCGAAACGCCGGTCTTCCCCTCCGGAGCTGTGTATTTTCACTACAACCGGGAGGATATACGTGAACTGGTGATACACCGGGGAAGCGCTGAGGAAGCGGCCATGGTTTCCCATCAGGCTTTTATCCAATACCTTCGGGCTTTTATTGCCAATCCCCCCTCCTGGATGCAGGATGGGTTCGCCATTGTTTTCAGCACCCTGTATTTTGATACATCCTCCCAGGAATTGATGTACGACGAAAATCTTAGCTGGTTGAACATGGTAAAAAGCCTGGCGAACAATGCGGCGGAACCTGAGGCCATACTCCTTTCGGATACGGAAGAATATACCGGGGGACCCATAGAAAATTTTAAGCCCCTGGCCTGGTCTCTGGCTTCCTTCTTCCTGAATTACGATAACGAAGATTATTTCAGAACCCTTACGGAGATGTTTCTGTTCCTTTCCCCAAACGCCACGGCGGATAGAAATTCCCGGGCCGCCGTAAAACGGCTGACGCTCTGGACTGATTTTGAGAAACTCACCTCAGATTACCATACTTATCTGGCTTCCCGCAGGACCTTTGCGGAACTTATGGACGCCGGACAAAGGGCCTACACCGCCGGAGACCATGCAAGCGCCGAGGCATCCTTCACCAAAGCCCTTTCAGCGCATCCCAACCAAACCGCCCCCTACTACTACCTTGGTCTCCTGGCCTATAATGAAAAAAACTTCACCAAGGCGGAGGAGTTTTACAACACCGCCCTGAAACACAGTTCCGCTAACGGCGCTGCCAACGTCACAGATTCCGCACTGATCCAGTACGCCCTGGGACTCAATGCAGTTTCCGCAGGACATAACGCCGACGGGAGACGCTGGCTGGAACAGGCGGCCGCCGCCGCGCCGGACAGGTATGGGGAAAAGGCGGGGAAAGTGCTGGAGCGGCTGAAACCTTAGGGATCAGCAAGCCCTGCCAACCGGATTAGGACAGGTTTAGTCTATTTTAACTTTTGCGCAAAAAGCCAATGCCGGATACCGGCGTTTGCAAAACTTGCCCGGTGGGTAAGGTGCCCGTCGGGTACGACGGAACCTCTGATATATTCAACGTAAATCATAGATGCGCCCAAAGCCTTAGCCCTTGTTATGGTATCATCGGCCTGTTTTTTTGCCGCTCCACCCCGGAGCGCCGCATCCCATGCATTTTCACCGGTGCTCCGGTATACCATGACCCCTAACCGTTCTAATTGATCCATCATGGCGATCATATTCTCTTTGATGAAATCATACGATTCGTCCTCAGCTACGGTAAAGAACAAAGGTTTAGCCCGCATCTTTTCGATCGTTGCATCGGTAAATTTAGCCCCCGACGCAAAAGACAAACCAGCGGCAAATATATCCGGCCGTTCTACTAAAGCTGCGGCGGCGCCACCGCCTCCCATTGAATGACCTGTCACATATATCCTGTTGGTATCGATATTGTAGGAAGGTATAACAGTATTTATCATAGTATTGATAGCGGCCCGCAAACTTTTTGAAGGATGGGTATAACCTGTACCTTCCGTATCCTTCAGATACGTATACCACCCAAATTCTTCAAATATTCCAGTACCCCGTTCTTCCGTAACCGGACACTGGGGGATCATTAAAAAACAAGGCGTTTCTTTTTGCGCCTCCTCTTTTATATATTCCTGCGCCTGCCTGTAGGCGCTTACCGTTGCCCGGTTATCGTACCCCGATTCACCGGCGCCATGCAGAAAAAACACAAGGGGAAGATCCTTCAGACCTTCGGACTTAATTTCGTAACCCCCGGGTATATAGAGATTGTAATTAATGACAATGCCCGTACCGGGGTCATTATAGGTACCCTGATGTAAATCATCCACAATCTCGATATACTGATCATCATTTACCCTATTAAAGGGGGCAATTTTTCTACCGTCAAAATTAAATACCGTTTCAAGTTGACGGACCGACAGAACAATCGGCAATTCAACTGCCCAATTGCCAAAATCACCCCCCTCAGAACTGTGCCTATAGATTCCGGTTGGTTCCTTAAACTCGTTGGAATCAGGGGCCTCATTAACAAGCAATTCAATAAATAAATACGTACCCCGGAGAGAAATATCGTTCCTATTGCCGGAATTATTTACATAGCTATGGATAACCCTACGTCCCGGTACCTGAAAGTATGCCGGCAAGAAGAGGCCCGCTTGAATTTCCCCGGTAAATTCTATCCGTATCGCCGTTGTAACCAACCCATCCTCAAATATTTTACCAATAGCGGTGATATGCAGGGGTACTATAAATTCACGACCATTCTTAAAATCGGGGCAACCAAGGTAGTGAAAAGTAACATCATCTACGCTGTTCGCATTTAAGCCCTTATTAGTTATATCCACAGAAACACTCCTTCCTAATCAGACAATCATACTGCCTATGGTATAACTGATCTCTTCATAGGGTATGCTTCTGTCATTGAGGGGAATCTCCCCCTGTATTTTATAATCCTTCATTACGATAATGCGGCGGGCCAGGGAAATCATTTCCGGCATATCCGACGAAATAAGGATGATCGACTTTCCGTGTTTTTTTGCCAGATCCCAGATCACATTATGAATATTCCGCTTTGCACCGACATCAACCCCAACCGTCGGTTCATCAATGATGAGTATATCACACCCCGCGGCAAGCCATTTTCCGATAGAAACCTTTTGCTGATTCCCCCCGGAAAGCTGTTCCACCCTGGTTGTTAGTTTTGGGGTCTTGACCTGCATACTATCAACGTACTGCCTGGAGGTGTTTTCAATTTTTTTCAGATTTAATAATTTCAGTTTACTCCTATGGGATTGAAGAGAGGGAATAGTAATATTTTCTTTTACCGAAAAGGGTAATATCAACCCCTCTTCTTTGCGATTTTCTGAAACATAGCCAATACCGTATTTATTA
It includes:
- a CDS encoding tetratricopeptide repeat protein, which translates into the protein AAAPARTPTPTPAPVTPVPAAAPAQDSDEDEFTYDWDAVIEEPPDFVDPYARETPVQNAPAAPAPAAAPVAPVAAPAQTPTPASVTPAAPAAVLAEPLSPQDPQTPGAILVQGKNYRIYSDGDKADAELLLKEMELRLDLYNRLFRFDLATVSGPLQVRSISDGEAYKNYVQPRLGETPVFPSGAVYFHYNREDIRELVIHRGSAEEAAMVSHQAFIQYLRAFIANPPSWMQDGFAIVFSTLYFDTSSQELMYDENLSWLNMVKSLANNAAEPEAILLSDTEEYTGGPIENFKPLAWSLASFFLNYDNEDYFRTLTEMFLFLSPNATADRNSRAAVKRLTLWTDFEKLTSDYHTYLASRRTFAELMDAGQRAYTAGDHASAEASFTKALSAHPNQTAPYYYLGLLAYNEKNFTKAEEFYNTALKHSSANGAANVTDSALIQYALGLNAVSAGHNADGRRWLEQAAAAAPDRYGEKAGKVLERLKP
- a CDS encoding alpha/beta hydrolase-fold protein, which translates into the protein MDITNKGLNANSVDDVTFHYLGCPDFKNGREFIVPLHITAIGKIFEDGLVTTAIRIEFTGEIQAGLFLPAYFQVPGRRVIHSYVNNSGNRNDISLRGTYLFIELLVNEAPDSNEFKEPTGIYRHSSEGGDFGNWAVELPIVLSVRQLETVFNFDGRKIAPFNRVNDDQYIEIVDDLHQGTYNDPGTGIVINYNLYIPGGYEIKSEGLKDLPLVFFLHGAGESGYDNRATVSAYRQAQEYIKEEAQKETPCFLMIPQCPVTEERGTGIFEEFGWYTYLKDTEGTGYTHPSKSLRAAINTMINTVIPSYNIDTNRIYVTGHSMGGGGAAAALVERPDIFAAGLSFASGAKFTDATIEKMRAKPLFFTVAEDESYDFIKENMIAMMDQLERLGVMVYRSTGENAWDAALRGGAAKKQADDTITRAKALGASMIYVEYIRGSVVPDGHLTHRASFANAGIRHWLFAQKLK